One segment of Acetoanaerobium noterae DNA contains the following:
- a CDS encoding cobyric acid synthase, with protein MKKSIMFQGTASGVGKSLINTAFCRIFTEDGYNVAPFKSQNMALNSFITADGKEMGRAQVVQAEAANKKPDVRMNPILLKPTTDRKSQVIVMGKVKDNLDAVTYHKEKNSLREVVESTYTELLDENDIIVIEGAGSPAEINLRENDFVNMGMAKIAKSPVVIVGDIDRGGVFASLYGTIMLLTPEERAYVKGVIINKFRGDIEILKPGLDMLEELIGVPVLGVVPYTNLNIEDEDSLTDKFRIKEKKNKAISVNVIRLPHISNFTDFDIFETFDDVQLTYIDGLTSLDDSDLIIIPGTKNTIEDLIFLRESGLEKQIIKAHKNNIPIIGICGGYQMLGTKIKDPDGVECGIEEIAGMSLIDLETIFEDEKVTSQVSAKIEFDVENSIFSGIKGTNIKGYEIHCGRSINETGAIKILEKHGELADYKEGSINIKGNVFGTYIHGIFDSMEFTKKILSNIRKARGLESKQEEFSTYEEFKENEYKKLAAHVRAHVDTKKIYEIMEKGI; from the coding sequence ATGAAAAAATCAATTATGTTTCAAGGTACAGCTTCAGGCGTTGGAAAGAGTCTTATAAATACAGCATTTTGCAGGATATTTACGGAAGATGGATATAATGTTGCTCCGTTTAAATCTCAAAATATGGCTTTAAATTCATTTATAACAGCTGATGGGAAAGAAATGGGAAGAGCTCAAGTGGTTCAAGCTGAGGCTGCAAATAAAAAACCTGATGTAAGAATGAACCCTATCTTATTAAAGCCAACTACTGATAGAAAATCTCAGGTCATAGTAATGGGAAAAGTAAAAGATAATCTTGATGCTGTTACCTATCATAAAGAAAAAAATAGCCTTAGAGAAGTTGTTGAGTCTACTTATACTGAGCTACTAGATGAAAATGACATCATTGTAATAGAAGGAGCGGGAAGTCCAGCAGAGATTAATCTTAGGGAAAATGATTTTGTAAATATGGGTATGGCAAAAATAGCTAAAAGCCCGGTAGTAATAGTTGGGGATATAGATAGAGGTGGAGTTTTTGCATCTCTTTATGGAACGATAATGCTTTTGACTCCTGAAGAAAGAGCTTATGTAAAAGGAGTAATAATCAATAAATTCAGGGGAGATATAGAAATATTAAAGCCTGGGCTGGATATGCTTGAAGAGCTTATAGGAGTTCCTGTTTTAGGCGTGGTTCCATATACAAATTTAAATATAGAAGATGAAGATTCACTTACTGATAAATTTAGAATTAAAGAAAAGAAAAATAAAGCTATTTCTGTAAATGTAATAAGATTACCTCATATATCTAATTTTACAGATTTTGATATTTTTGAGACTTTTGATGATGTTCAGCTTACATATATAGATGGACTAACTTCTCTAGATGATTCTGACCTTATAATTATTCCAGGGACGAAGAACACCATCGAGGATTTAATATTTCTAAGAGAGAGTGGACTAGAAAAGCAAATAATTAAAGCGCATAAAAATAATATCCCGATCATTGGAATCTGTGGTGGATACCAGATGCTTGGAACAAAAATCAAAGATCCTGATGGAGTAGAATGTGGAATTGAAGAAATTGCAGGAATGTCTTTGATTGATCTTGAGACAATTTTCGAGGATGAAAAGGTTACTTCTCAGGTCTCAGCAAAGATAGAGTTTGATGTTGAAAACAGTATATTTAGTGGAATCAAAGGAACCAATATAAAAGGCTATGAAATACACTGTGGAAGAAGTATCAATGAAACAGGAGCGATAAAAATCTTAGAAAAGCATGGAGAGCTAGCCGATTATAAAGAAGGTAGTATAAATATAAAAGGGAATGTATTTGGAACCTACATTCACGGTATATTTGACTCTATGGAGTTTACTAAAAAAATACTTTCAAACATAAGAAAAGCTAGAGGGCTTGAAAGTAAACAAGAAGAGTTTTCTACCTACGAAGAATTTAAGGAAAACGAATATAAAAAATTAGCAGCTCATGTAAGAGCGCATGTAGATACAAAGAAAATTTATGAAATAATGGAAAAAGGAATTTAG